Below is a window of Dromiciops gliroides isolate mDroGli1 chromosome 5, mDroGli1.pri, whole genome shotgun sequence DNA.
CAGCTCCTGCCTCGGACCCGGACGGTCCGCCATGGCGGGCTCGCGGCAGCCCCAGCGCCTGTTCCTGCAGGGCGTGGCGGCTGCCTTCATGTTCGCCTTCGCCTCGCTCTACGCGCAGATCCCTGGTGAGGCCGCGGGACCCCTGCCCACCTCCCCCCGGGGGACCCTCCCCCTGGAGACCCTCCCCCTTGCCCCTGGggaccctccccccttccctttgcAATCTCCCCCTCGGGGCCCTCCCTCTTTACTCTAGGACTCCCCTCCAAACACTCCCCAGCCCCTACCCCGCCCGcactccttcccccacctggCCTCCCCTCTACCTCTTGGACACTGAACACTCCTCAGAcgctcctccccctttccccttggAATCCACTCCTCCAAACTCTCCCcagcccctctctcctccccctggggacttctctcccctcctggcctcccccttttcccttgcAATGCCCTTTCCTCGACCAgcacccccccatccccatggaatcctcccctccccctggataccttcctcccttccccgtGGAATCCTCCCCTCCAAACCTTCCTcagccccttccccccctcctggGGACCCCTAGCCAGATCTCCCCCCTGGCATCCTCTCCTTTTACCCGTGGaaacctcctccccttcccattccctGTTCCCCTGCCCAGACCCGGCCCACGGGGACTCCTCCCTGGGCCCCTCTCCAGGGACCTGCAGCCGGCCCCCTTAGCATCCTTCCCCCTAATGGGCCCTTTCTAGCTGGCTCCTGAGCTAGGGGGTGGGCACAGTCCTGCCCTTTCCTCCCAGCCCCTGACCTGCACCTCGCACCCACCTTCAGTGGGGCCCAGCTCCCCTTCTGAGCAGCCTTCCCCCCAGGACTATATGGGCGTGATGGGATCCTGCCTGCCCGGAAGATGCTGCGGCCTCTGGGGAAGGGTCTGTGGCAGCAGCTGTGGGAGGTCCCCACGCTGCTCTGGCTGTCCCCACGCCTGGGTCTGGACACAGAGCAAGGCATGGAGTTGCTAAGCCTTCTGGGGACACTGTGCAGCCTGGGGGCCCTGCTGCTGCCACCCTTGCGCCATAGCCTGCTCTACCTGCTGCTTTGGGCTCTCTACCTCTCCCTCTACCAGGTGAGAAGGGGCCCTGGGGACCCTTGTCAGCCTGagccctgcccttccccctccctgccttCTGCTCTGGAGGGAAGCCACTGGCCAGCCCGCCCACTTCCTGCCCCGCTCTGCAGGCTCTGCAGGCCATGGGATCTcgcttccttcccttcccttcgtTCCCCttgggatttgggggaaaaacatAGGAAAAAAGCTTCTTCTCACACCCCCAAGGgccccccacctcccctccagCCCTACCCTGGCAGAAGCcccctggggagggagggggagggagctgCCCCAAGTGCCAACTTGGCCACCCTGCGGGCCTTCTTGTCTTCCTGCAGGTGGGACAGGTGTTCTTGTACTTCCAGTGGTAAGTGCCCCGGCTGGACATGCCCCTTCCTGAGGAGGTTGTGTGTCCTGGATGGGGTCATGCCCCAGCAGCCTCTGGGAGGTCCTCAGAGGCTGTAGCTGACCACAATGGGCATTCCTTAGCCTCAAGGAGCATCGTGGTCCAGGCCAGAGGAAGGACAGGATAGGGACTGGGACTTAAttgggggggctgggggggcagaggagggagcCGGGGCCTCCGTGGTGAGCTCATGCCAGAAGACTGGGTCTGTTTGTTTTTCCACTGAGGGCCCAATCTGCGGGGAGCCCACACTGGCCAGGCCCACTGAGACCTTGGGCCAGAGACACAGCTGGGTTCTTTCCTGATGGGGGATTATGGCCAGGTTTCTGGTATCCCATGCAGTAATGCCCACCCCCTGGCCCCTCCAGGGACTCCCTGTTGCTGGAGACCGGTTTTCTGGCAGTGCTGGTAGCCCCTTTGCGGCCCCCGTGGGGCAAGGAGATGGGCGCCCCGCCACATGCAGACGCCCCTTTCTGGCTGGTCCGGTGGCTCCTCTTCCGCCTTATGTTTGCCTCCGGGGTGGTCAAGCTCACCAGCCGCTGCCCTACTTGGTGGGGGCTCACAGGTGACCCAGCCATGTTACCCCAAGGGACCCTGAGCCCTCTGCCTTCCCTGACATGCTGGCATCAGGGTCCTGAGCTGTCCTGTGCCCCATCCCCACCACCCTCCCGTGAAGGGTCCTGTGCCCCAGCCCCACCATCTGTCCTGGCCTGAGGGACCCTGGCCCAAGCCCCTGCCCCAGAGCACCCTTGCTTAGGCCCCAGCTCTACCTCCCCCAGCCCTGACCTACCACTATGAGACACAGTGTCTGCCTACACCCGCTGCCTGGTTTGCCCACCACCTGCCCGTCTGGCTGCACAAGCTCAGTGTGGTGGCCACCTTCCTCATTGAGATCGCCGTGCCCATCTTGTTCTTTGCCCCCATCCGCCGGCTCCGCCTCACTGCCTTCTATTCCCAGGTAAGAACAGAGCAGGGCCTGGGGTgtggggtggtggggagaggCCTGCCTTCTCCCCTGGCCATCGCTCATCAAGCACTGGTTAAGGACCTGCTGTGTTTGAGGCCTTGTGCTGCCAGAATGAGAAGGGACCCtattcttgccctcagggagtttgtgTTCTTAAAGGCCAAGTAGAGTGAGGTGGTATGGCCCACGAGAGCCCcagtgaagaggaagagagggtaaGGCTCCTCTGAGGAGCACAGTCTGTAGGAGCACTGGAAGCTTCACTTCCCCACGGTGGGGCCTTCTTGGGAAGAACAGAGCAAGGCAGGGAGAGATGGGCAAGGTCCTAGACTAATCACAGCCAAGCAGGGGACACAAGCCCTCCCACACCATGGCtcagaggagatggagagaggcAGGCTGGGCTCCAGGTGAATTCTGAGCGGTCTAAACCCATGGTCCCAAAGAGTGGTCCTTGATGGTGGGTTCCCGGTCAGCTCTGGAGAAGTGGAGAAGCTCAAGGCCGGCTCACATTGTCCCAAGTGTCATTGTCTTAGGGCTAGCTAACTCACTGGGTATCGACCAAGATTCACAAAGATCTCACATGCCAGAACTTTGGACTAAACCCAGGGAGATAACTGTCATTGGCTTAATGTAGGTCAAGTCTCGTGTGGAAAAGCTGACAAAAGTCAGCCTCATGAGTCCCAGATAGGGAAGGCATGACTGAGGAGTTCACTGGagaaagatctgagggttttagtggacccCACAAGCTTGCAACATGTTAACAGTCTTCTGTGGCAACCAAAGTTGTTCAAAGCTGTTGGGTTTGACTCTGGCTGCTTCAGCTTAAGGACTTGGAGAAATGGGAGAGCATTGGCAAGGAGGGTACCCAGGATGATGAGAGATCAGGGGTTCATGTCATCAAAGGGTCAGTGGAAGGAATTGTGGATGGCTGCCCTATACAAGAAGGGATGGGGGTTGGTGGGGGCATTTGATGGCCTGTGATGTAGAAGGGGGATTACAGTCGGCCTGCTTGACCCCAGTGGGCAGAACTAGCAGTGGGAAGAAGAGCTGCCTATATAGGGAGAGCTTCTAGTATGGGGCACAGCTGCCATCAAAGACTAGCCTGCTTGGCCTTGGGGCAGAGCAGATCTCACCCTCCACTGGGGCTGGGGAGACCTGGGGAGGCGTGGGGAGGCCCCATTCTGTTCCCAGCTGCTAGGAAGTCATTGATGCTCCCTcgctccctcccccattccccctcttccttcccttttccccatcactgccttctccttccctcccttcttcccctgctGCCCCCTCACTTATTCCATCTCTCCTCCATCGCTTacccttcccccatttcctttccccctccctcttcccttctccccctaactgccatctctctccctctccccagcctcctcctccttccctcctcccttctgcccctccccccacctgactttctctctgtctccctcccccaggcCTTGCTCCAGGTTCTGATCATCCTCACAGGGAACTATAACTTCTTCAACCTGCTCACCCTGGTGCTCACCACATCCCTGCTGGACGATCAGCATGTGGCCTGGTGGCTCGGGACAGGCCGAACAAAGCAGCCACCTGCTTGTAAGTGCTGCCTGCCCCCGTGGCCCTGGCCCAGCAGGCCCcagccctccccccacacacacccccggTCCTGTCCCTGTCTCTGCAGCCTGGGCCCAGCGGCTGCTGACCGGCCTGTCCCTGCTTCTGGAGGTGGCCGTCTATGGGCTCCTGGCCTACGGAACAGCTCACTACTTTGGTCTGGAGCTGGGCCAAGACTGGGGCAGCATTCAGGCCAAGACAGGTAGGCCAGAGAGCAAGGAGGGCCGGAAGCACGTGGGGATGCATGGGATAGGGGAGGAAAAAGACATCCTGGTGTGATGGCGGGGCTGGGCAGGGGCCTCGGGCCTTTCCGAGTTCACTGTCCACTCCCCTCTCTGATGCCCCTTCTCTGTCTTCCCCACAGCCTTCACCTTCCACGAGTTTTCCCAGTGGTTGAAGGTGGTCACGATGCCTTCTGTGTGGCTGGGCGTGGCCTCCCTGCTCTGGGTGCTGCTGACCGCCCTCTATAGGTACCAAGCAGGCCGGGCCGGGCTGGGCCCCTTCTCGAGCTCCATTCATCATAGGAGAGATTGAGGAAAGCCCCCTCATGCATGCAGGGTTCTGGGGGGCCTCAGACAGTTGGGGGGGGCCATGCTAACACTGGCCAGGGGCCCAGGGGGTCTGTCCAACAGAGGGCAAGACAAGACAGGAGAAGGTTGTCAGCGTGTGCCCCTCTCGCCCCCCAGGTGTGCCCGGATCCGCAGGTGGCTGGGAAAGCTCCAGGCCACTGTGCAGCTGTCCATTATCGGTGTGGCCACTGTGGCCATGTTCACCATCAGCCTGGTGAGTGGGGACTGGGTCAGAAGGAGGCCTTTGTGCTGCAGGGCCTGGCACTGCCGAGCTGGCGGCCAACCTGCTGTAATTTGCCTCAGGTGCCCTATACCTATCTGGAGCCGGGAACCAACAGGCAGCTCTGGGCTGGGGCCCACCGCCTCTATAGCACCGTGGAGCACCTGCAGCTGGCTAACTCCTACGGCCTCTTCCGCCGCATGACAGGCCTGGGCGGGCGGCCCGAGGTGGTTGTGGAAGGCAGCTATGATGGGCAGAGCTGGACGGTGAGGGGGCTGGGGATATGAGGCTGGGCTTTGGAGGGgtgcttggggagggggcaggggcatGCAGGCAGAGGGCCAGCAAAGGTCAGGCCAGGCCAGAGATGCCAGAGAgtctgggcctggggtcaggaggcgGGTACCAGGGAGTGGGCAAGAAGTCAGGGCTCTGAGCCTTCCACTCATCCCCTCCCTGTCTCTGGGCATCCCCCAGGCTGTCCCCCTCCCTGGCTCCCCACCACACACCCCGGGGATGGACACCTTTGGCATCTCCTCTCCTGGTATCCTTGACTTGGCGTGTTATCTCCTTCGTGAAGCCCTCTCTGATTTCCCCTAGCAAAAGAAAGTGTTTGCCTAATTCTTAGGGCTTCACTGACCTGCCGTTCTTCCCCCGTGACCCCTTGGCCTGTCGTCCCAGTAAGAGAGAGGGAGCTGTGTGTTCCACAGCTGGCCGGCATAGGACACTGCAGGAGGGAAgcccttgggggaggggagagggagg
It encodes the following:
- the LMF2 gene encoding lipase maturation factor 2, with translation MAGSRQPQRLFLQGVAAAFMFAFASLYAQIPGLYGRDGILPARKMLRPLGKGLWQQLWEVPTLLWLSPRLGLDTEQGMELLSLLGTLCSLGALLLPPLRHSLLYLLLWALYLSLYQVGQVFLYFQWDSLLLETGFLAVLVAPLRPPWGKEMGAPPHADAPFWLVRWLLFRLMFASGVVKLTSRCPTWWGLTALTYHYETQCLPTPAAWFAHHLPVWLHKLSVVATFLIEIAVPILFFAPIRRLRLTAFYSQALLQVLIILTGNYNFFNLLTLVLTTSLLDDQHVAWWLGTGRTKQPPASWAQRLLTGLSLLLEVAVYGLLAYGTAHYFGLELGQDWGSIQAKTAFTFHEFSQWLKVVTMPSVWLGVASLLWVLLTALYRCARIRRWLGKLQATVQLSIIGVATVAMFTISLVPYTYLEPGTNRQLWAGAHRLYSTVEHLQLANSYGLFRRMTGLGGRPEVVVEGSYDGQSWTEIEFMYKPGNVSVAPPIVVPHQPRLDWQMWFAALGHHTHSPWFASLVYRLLQGKAPVIRLLQVDISRYPFWEQPPTYIRAQLYKYWFSRPGEQGQWWRRKWSEEFFPPVSLGDPKLESLLTQFGLQDKSSGRAPHGSAGLLPRALRGLREQLTPLAAPALLWGLICSVGTIHLLRALLLPGPRRSEAAAGEKNKLPSQKEKGGKERSQAQSSEGAGNNSRGTRRKK